From the genome of Nitrospirota bacterium, one region includes:
- a CDS encoding DUF1302 family protein, which translates to MGRVKGERSIGFGAFVAVLGIMLAASPTWAQEAGDEGPRPSWRDNLTLNGYLRNETAFRLSQPAALVKVLNIFNLEPRYTFGPRAQLSARIRAYYDVAYDLVDIDTISPRKGPESVLSGDIDTPEEVSRVQINNVRDVEIRKYGIELREFYLDLHFRILDIRAGRQIVRWGVVEGARVTDEINPLDFHEFILRDVNDRYIPLWMIKTDLYLGETTLEGIWIPDIRTHEPAARESEWEQFRFLEGMEVPANTVENSEWALRVSRLFGGWDLSASYFSTWDDFPVAFRNVEGLGVFGEDPTLNTFPRVGRLHIYGATLSKSLGRTILNAEAAWVEGKYFGTRLGRVTDTQGEEVTLFGEVQKDYLKYAVGVDFSLLTTEWSFQVLQHRIPEWEPAMIPDQVDTVYGGFARKGLLHDRMIVQALVLFFQNDVEWLIRPRMEYAVTERVKLSTGLDILLGSISDADPGEEPTPGEFHFVGFFNNHSRVYVELQYSF; encoded by the coding sequence GTGGGTCGGGTGAAGGGGGAGCGTTCGATCGGTTTCGGTGCGTTCGTCGCGGTGCTGGGAATCATGCTGGCCGCCTCGCCGACATGGGCCCAGGAGGCGGGAGACGAAGGGCCTCGGCCCTCGTGGCGGGATAACCTGACGCTCAACGGGTATCTGCGGAACGAGACCGCATTCCGCCTGAGCCAGCCCGCGGCCCTGGTCAAAGTGCTCAACATTTTTAACCTCGAGCCGCGCTACACTTTTGGCCCGCGGGCGCAGCTCAGCGCGCGGATCCGCGCGTATTACGACGTGGCGTACGACCTGGTGGACATCGACACCATCAGTCCGCGCAAAGGGCCGGAATCCGTGCTGTCCGGGGATATTGATACCCCGGAAGAGGTCAGTCGGGTCCAGATCAACAATGTCCGCGACGTGGAAATCCGAAAGTACGGGATCGAACTCAGAGAATTCTATCTGGACCTGCACTTTCGGATTCTGGACATCCGCGCCGGTCGCCAAATCGTCCGCTGGGGAGTGGTGGAGGGCGCCCGGGTTACCGATGAGATCAATCCCCTTGATTTTCATGAATTTATCCTGCGCGACGTGAACGACCGCTACATTCCGCTTTGGATGATCAAAACCGACCTGTATCTGGGCGAGACCACGCTGGAAGGCATTTGGATTCCGGATATTCGGACACACGAGCCCGCGGCTCGGGAAAGCGAGTGGGAACAATTTCGCTTCCTCGAAGGGATGGAAGTGCCCGCCAATACGGTCGAAAATAGTGAATGGGCGCTCCGCGTTTCCCGGCTGTTCGGAGGGTGGGATCTCTCTGCCAGCTATTTCTCGACCTGGGACGACTTTCCCGTGGCCTTCCGCAACGTGGAGGGGTTGGGCGTCTTCGGGGAGGACCCCACCCTCAACACCTTTCCCCGCGTCGGGCGCCTGCACATTTACGGCGCAACGCTCTCGAAAAGCCTGGGGCGTACCATCCTGAACGCCGAGGCCGCGTGGGTCGAGGGCAAGTACTTCGGCACCCGGTTGGGGCGAGTGACCGACACCCAGGGCGAGGAAGTCACCCTGTTCGGCGAGGTCCAAAAGGACTACCTGAAATACGCGGTTGGCGTCGACTTCTCTCTGTTGACGACGGAGTGGTCGTTCCAAGTGCTCCAACACCGTATCCCCGAGTGGGAGCCGGCCATGATCCCGGATCAGGTCGACACGGTGTACGGCGGATTTGCCCGGAAAGGGCTGCTACACGACCGGATGATTGTCCAGGCACTGGTCCTGTTCTTCCAGAACGACGTGGAGTGGCTGATCCGGCCGCGGATGGAGTATGCCGTGACGGAGCGGGTCAAACTCAGCACCGGCCTGGATATCCTGCTGGGCAGCATCTCCGACGCTGACCCCGGGGAGGAACCAACGCCCGGGGAATTTCATTTCGTCGGCTTTTTCAACAATCACTCTCGGGTCTATGTGGAACTACAGTACAGCTTCTGA
- a CDS encoding VCBS repeat-containing protein produces MRRVALTTRVRTAGVMLLGGVLAACGSEDFPGAPSGSGTLNVPYVTTYNFGFQVRFDPVLGVEGNLQIISGGDLINLISAANITRLPGTGVISGTVYDTTDTTAGNVVLAATDVNGRGIGQFFYNSLGGTPDFVQTRGTTTLGGFTAFNVAPGEVFLKAVAGGRGGTRLLAFPDEVSLGTVTITPVVVPVIGVVGQITNDAGGAITGSPIGVEVVGQRLSEAVNCADESPTQDRVDAPAVERGTVGFRFCVASEGDYYARLSGDSFVPTYQFFDANSSELTALQTAELTEFMTIQTRDGLDAAARVAGTTWDTTKGVLAGQVRYGAGAPRRNAIVRITDDDGRTLVGPGLGALVYMDETGRPAIRESTGPGGRFVALNLPIPASKTIYVTTTVEEATAGVPVRYVNTSIVPMIPNAVTFHNIDTLLLPTPITGEDQFASYFTGPVSGRVMREDGLGPVANARITPLGVPIAELPPPQQTQVFVASAEGRYFVSINGNAAATTPLLQSSTYLVKVEGPTPGEYLPTYQRVTTGTSEVDAATNQFRDHVQNLVAVTSQAIDQIQQSVNLAPEDRNPDLGILLGTAVDVSSGQPAGGTSIRLTPVDGSDASQASGQTPLIYYFDFGGVPRRDLTATTQDGRFIVFNAPLGTVSLDVTSPEDTGNVLADSRAGGVTYVTLDVNNSPPRSVDVSGTFAPLTGQSLGSGGITLSVAGGDPLPIRQECPPNTFERGGVCYSDPENLLGLTGKVDVPCDQQEVYGPYRVEQDGYCQLRYQSASAAGLLTVPLGSWQDNVLKTSGPGLMDTYTFGVRTTDRAVNGLFVGAVETGAMTDLARAASVTRGDGTAVIWGQTTTASLGEVDENGDPVPLTCANPAWTELPDNSVVGCNKIGTPGAFVTGSFNDDTFRDLAIIDTATQKVTIWLNTGDEAFVLAQEVVRDSTCRVEQRGCGVEGGPLALLVVDYTRDGVSDLVVLNRDSVSISLLEGRGRGQFVFGGSLVVDDVGRTPTAMAAADFNRDQIPDLMITDASGTVGFLLGTGGGFKTPAPGIDVGEQPRAILSGQLDFDGIPDLVFVNSDSISVMQQVGVTNRLTQYRRPSGATPDFSAAAIGDVDGDGFNDVVVADRAAGDPKIWVFVNSVIGDQLFLPPTSLQAGQSPAAVATIDLNGDRTLDLVVLNGGDGTVMYLEADGVGGFSLPLLLPVGGQPAALVMDDVTGDGKVDAVLADPGTGSGRMVILPQTTRPVDGIAVAAVQADGQAVGDVVYLDDQGTAPVATTVTGQSGKFAIFNVPPGPIWLRLLNGGLGSRFLQAYADAVTNTTFPVIKGQTTTTTISGFTADAVLRPVGEVQIRFLGTQRATSSNPIVYDSDGNAVGGANYAAIVEANSDYVIKLSK; encoded by the coding sequence ATGAGGCGCGTTGCACTGACGACACGTGTTCGCACTGCGGGCGTGATGCTGCTGGGAGGGGTGCTCGCTGCCTGCGGCAGCGAAGATTTTCCGGGCGCTCCGAGCGGCTCTGGAACTTTGAACGTTCCCTATGTAACCACGTACAATTTCGGGTTTCAGGTGCGATTTGATCCAGTCCTGGGCGTGGAAGGAAACCTTCAGATCATTTCGGGCGGCGACCTGATCAACCTGATTTCCGCGGCGAATATCACGCGACTTCCCGGCACCGGCGTCATTTCCGGAACCGTCTACGATACGACGGACACTACAGCGGGCAACGTGGTGCTGGCCGCTACCGACGTCAATGGACGCGGGATCGGCCAGTTCTTTTATAACAGCCTCGGCGGCACGCCGGACTTCGTTCAGACGCGGGGCACCACCACGTTGGGCGGATTTACGGCCTTCAACGTCGCGCCCGGCGAGGTTTTTCTCAAAGCCGTGGCCGGCGGCCGCGGCGGCACCCGCCTCCTGGCGTTTCCCGACGAAGTTTCGTTGGGCACCGTCACCATCACCCCGGTCGTGGTTCCGGTCATCGGCGTGGTCGGTCAGATTACCAACGACGCTGGCGGCGCGATTACCGGAAGCCCGATCGGGGTCGAGGTGGTCGGACAGCGCTTGAGCGAGGCCGTGAACTGTGCGGACGAGAGTCCGACTCAAGACCGCGTGGACGCCCCGGCGGTTGAGCGGGGCACCGTCGGATTTCGCTTCTGCGTGGCGTCGGAAGGGGACTACTACGCGCGGTTGAGCGGCGACTCGTTCGTCCCCACCTATCAGTTTTTCGACGCCAACAGCTCGGAGCTCACCGCGCTCCAGACCGCAGAGCTCACCGAGTTCATGACCATCCAAACCCGCGACGGACTGGACGCTGCGGCGCGCGTCGCGGGGACCACCTGGGATACCACCAAGGGAGTCTTGGCCGGCCAGGTCCGCTATGGAGCCGGCGCTCCACGGCGCAATGCGATCGTTCGCATCACCGACGACGACGGGAGGACGCTGGTCGGCCCCGGCTTAGGAGCCCTGGTGTACATGGACGAGACCGGTCGTCCGGCCATCCGCGAGTCGACCGGTCCGGGCGGGCGCTTCGTGGCGTTGAATCTGCCGATCCCCGCGTCCAAGACGATATACGTCACCACCACCGTTGAAGAGGCGACCGCGGGGGTGCCGGTTCGATACGTCAACACGTCCATCGTCCCCATGATCCCCAACGCCGTGACCTTCCACAACATCGATACCCTGCTCCTGCCCACACCGATCACCGGAGAGGACCAGTTTGCGTCCTATTTTACGGGCCCGGTGTCAGGACGCGTGATGAGGGAGGACGGGCTGGGACCCGTGGCGAACGCGCGCATCACGCCGCTCGGTGTGCCCATCGCGGAACTGCCCCCTCCGCAACAGACGCAGGTCTTCGTCGCCAGCGCCGAGGGTCGCTACTTCGTTTCGATCAATGGGAACGCGGCAGCAACCACGCCCTTGCTGCAATCGAGCACCTACCTCGTCAAAGTCGAGGGACCCACGCCGGGCGAGTACCTGCCCACGTATCAGCGCGTGACGACCGGGACATCGGAGGTCGACGCCGCGACCAACCAGTTCAGAGATCATGTCCAGAACTTGGTGGCTGTGACCAGCCAGGCGATCGATCAAATCCAGCAGAGCGTGAACCTGGCGCCGGAGGACCGGAACCCTGACCTCGGGATTCTGTTGGGAACCGCGGTCGACGTCTCCTCGGGCCAACCGGCCGGCGGGACCTCGATCCGTCTGACACCGGTGGATGGAAGCGACGCGAGCCAGGCGTCCGGGCAGACCCCTTTGATCTACTATTTCGACTTCGGCGGCGTGCCCCGCCGCGACCTCACGGCGACCACGCAGGACGGCCGATTCATCGTCTTCAATGCCCCGCTCGGCACGGTATCGCTCGATGTGACGTCGCCGGAAGACACGGGAAACGTCCTCGCGGACAGCCGCGCCGGCGGGGTCACGTACGTGACCCTCGATGTGAACAACTCGCCGCCGCGATCGGTGGACGTGTCCGGAACATTCGCTCCGCTCACCGGCCAGTCGCTAGGGAGCGGGGGAATCACCCTCAGCGTGGCGGGTGGAGACCCGCTGCCCATCCGCCAGGAGTGTCCACCGAACACGTTCGAGCGCGGCGGCGTCTGCTACAGCGATCCCGAGAACCTGCTGGGTCTCACGGGTAAGGTGGATGTTCCGTGCGATCAGCAAGAGGTGTACGGGCCCTACCGGGTGGAGCAGGACGGGTACTGCCAACTTCGCTACCAGTCCGCGTCGGCCGCAGGGCTGCTCACGGTTCCGCTGGGGTCGTGGCAGGACAATGTGCTGAAAACTTCTGGACCAGGACTCATGGACACCTATACCTTCGGCGTGCGGACCACGGATCGCGCGGTGAACGGCCTGTTTGTGGGCGCGGTGGAGACGGGCGCGATGACCGACCTGGCCAGGGCCGCGAGCGTGACCCGCGGCGACGGCACGGCCGTGATCTGGGGTCAGACCACCACCGCGAGCCTGGGCGAGGTGGATGAGAACGGCGACCCTGTGCCTTTGACGTGTGCGAACCCGGCGTGGACCGAGCTGCCTGACAACTCCGTGGTGGGATGTAACAAGATCGGGACCCCGGGTGCGTTTGTGACAGGATCCTTCAACGACGATACCTTCCGCGACCTGGCGATCATCGATACGGCGACGCAGAAGGTGACGATCTGGCTCAATACCGGGGATGAGGCGTTCGTTTTGGCCCAGGAGGTCGTGAGGGACTCAACCTGCAGGGTGGAGCAACGCGGTTGTGGGGTCGAGGGAGGACCGCTGGCGCTGCTGGTGGTCGACTATACCCGCGACGGCGTGTCGGATCTGGTCGTGCTCAACCGGGACTCCGTGAGCATCTCGCTCTTGGAGGGGCGCGGCCGGGGCCAATTCGTGTTCGGCGGAAGCCTCGTGGTCGACGACGTGGGTCGGACGCCCACCGCCATGGCCGCCGCGGATTTCAACCGCGATCAGATCCCCGATCTCATGATCACCGACGCCTCCGGCACGGTGGGATTTCTGTTGGGCACCGGAGGCGGATTCAAGACCCCGGCGCCGGGTATCGACGTGGGAGAGCAGCCTCGGGCGATCCTGTCGGGGCAATTGGATTTCGACGGCATCCCGGACCTGGTCTTCGTGAACAGCGACTCGATCTCGGTGATGCAACAAGTCGGCGTGACCAACCGGCTGACCCAATACCGTCGTCCCAGCGGGGCGACTCCTGACTTCAGCGCGGCCGCCATCGGCGACGTGGACGGCGACGGATTCAACGACGTCGTCGTGGCTGATCGCGCAGCCGGTGATCCAAAGATTTGGGTCTTCGTGAACAGCGTCATCGGCGACCAGCTGTTCCTGCCGCCCACGTCGCTCCAGGCGGGCCAGAGTCCCGCCGCGGTGGCCACGATCGACCTCAACGGCGACCGCACGCTTGATCTGGTGGTGCTGAACGGGGGCGACGGCACCGTGATGTACCTTGAGGCCGACGGTGTGGGCGGATTTAGTCTGCCGCTGCTGTTGCCGGTCGGAGGGCAGCCGGCCGCGCTGGTCATGGACGACGTCACGGGCGACGGCAAGGTCGACGCCGTGCTCGCTGATCCCGGTACGGGGTCGGGGCGGATGGTGATCCTCCCGCAAACCACCAGGCCGGTAGACGGAATTGCCGTCGCCGCGGTTCAGGCCGATGGCCAGGCGGTCGGCGACGTGGTCTACCTCGACGACCAGGGCACGGCCCCGGTTGCGACCACGGTCACCGGCCAGTCCGGCAAGTTTGCGATTTTCAACGTCCCGCCGGGTCCGATCTGGCTGCGCCTGCTCAACGGGGGACTCGGCAGTCGGTTCCTGCAGGCGTACGCGGATGCAGTGACCAATACCACATTCCCGGTGATCAAGGGACAGACCACCACCACGACCATCAGCGGGTTCACCGCTGACGCTGTGCTGCGTCCGGTCGGCGAGGTCCAGATCCGCTTCCTGGGCACCCAACGCGCCACCAGCTCCAACCCCATCGTTTACGACAGCGACGGCAACGCGGTCGGCGGGGCGAACTACGCGGCGATCGTCGAGGCGAACAGCGACTACGTCATCAAACTCAGCAAGTAG
- a CDS encoding tetratricopeptide repeat protein, with protein sequence MQNLSGARRARLGPAPLCAVLLVTMAAGWGGSAYAQVQTAQEAVQEGVTLFQEGRIPEAIDRLQRAGEAYPSEPLVWMVLGQVYEAARRPQDAIPLYRRVIELAPQSEDATRAAARLGQLGRDRETYEAAQRDFQFAVQALTAQDLPTAEANFRKVLDRIPAHLPSLLFLGNIAEQGGRDDEARSRWEAAVAIDPTFYPAQVSLGRLYERHGRVADAASAYRAAVDTKVAHPDVQFAARRLTQVGASPEQALQVRQWMEQAADSARAGRAEDTKQAFERVLSVLPNHAAANFGLGLMTAKRGQTIDAARMLKNGLEGDPDYYPALFLLAEIEAGQGQFEQALEHYKRVVELVGPRREGIEARRRLPRLEEAITELKALRFGLAIEARKSFDEGIEAFQTQDYEAAFKAFGRAAVLDDKNPYYVFNRGLAAFNLGNNLVAAQSFERVLQLAPTFGLAHFWLGVMFQTSAEQARDGGNLLEAQAEYKATVEKLGLAITHGEGAWYLEEAQTRRAASEDFLNRFQEGQGYLLVGGVLVVQNRLDEALAVFDASAKRFPYDYQPLLNIGAILTDRKEYDQAQAALEHAAKVNPKSPKPYLQMGFLFEVQERRDDAIAAYEKVIALAPEAPEPHASLGTVLLQSDRSAEATREFEKAVELSGGTSTPIVHWNLAFLYGQEGRNYEALRQYRVTRDLLAGRTEPEAVDLRRASEDNIAALEERLRVYRFTLRATPWAYDSNIGSARTNPIGEAYSQIGGTVAYWMINEPQLRLRGTLDHTQTYYLLFRQVVDTSTGLGASLDYTLTPVVDVSGSYRWSYGHGSDGPQVTSQSFNTSVTKRGQLPSGLTLGLSYGLSNGLGGSTTRTSTLGYSVSLSQTLGPAGTLATSFSASSNDSNRDDQVSQSKSIGLVYSRRLWGAVGASFTYSLGLLDFVNPTRETIVRGDQPVSSLVFRQATSKTYGLDFSYTFRNDLVISIGMNLLESESNFSLDRSEDLNELLNNLVQAAGSFSKRTMAVSVSKTF encoded by the coding sequence ATGCAAAACCTGAGCGGCGCCAGGCGCGCGCGGCTCGGGCCGGCGCCGCTGTGCGCGGTGCTGCTGGTGACCATGGCCGCAGGATGGGGAGGCTCCGCATACGCACAGGTCCAGACGGCCCAGGAAGCTGTCCAGGAAGGCGTCACGCTGTTCCAGGAGGGCCGCATTCCGGAAGCGATAGACCGGCTGCAGCGAGCCGGGGAGGCGTATCCCTCGGAGCCGTTGGTGTGGATGGTGCTCGGGCAGGTCTACGAAGCCGCCCGCCGGCCGCAGGACGCGATTCCCCTTTATCGCCGAGTCATTGAGCTGGCTCCGCAATCCGAGGACGCCACGCGCGCCGCGGCCCGCCTCGGCCAGTTGGGTCGCGATCGCGAAACCTACGAGGCTGCCCAGCGGGACTTTCAGTTCGCGGTCCAGGCGCTGACCGCCCAAGACCTCCCGACCGCCGAAGCGAATTTTCGGAAAGTGCTGGATCGCATTCCCGCTCACCTGCCGAGTCTCTTGTTTCTGGGCAACATCGCCGAGCAAGGCGGACGCGACGACGAAGCCCGGTCGCGATGGGAAGCGGCGGTGGCGATCGATCCCACGTTTTATCCCGCGCAGGTCAGCTTGGGGCGTTTGTACGAGCGGCACGGCCGAGTGGCGGACGCCGCCTCGGCGTACCGAGCGGCCGTCGACACCAAGGTCGCGCATCCCGACGTGCAGTTTGCGGCGCGCCGCCTCACCCAGGTGGGTGCCTCGCCCGAACAGGCGCTCCAGGTCCGCCAGTGGATGGAGCAGGCGGCCGACTCCGCCAGGGCCGGTCGCGCCGAGGACACCAAGCAGGCCTTCGAGCGGGTGTTGTCGGTGCTGCCGAACCACGCGGCCGCCAACTTCGGCCTGGGACTCATGACGGCCAAACGCGGCCAGACCATTGATGCGGCGCGGATGTTGAAGAACGGGTTGGAGGGAGATCCCGACTACTACCCGGCCTTGTTCCTGCTGGCCGAGATCGAAGCGGGGCAAGGACAGTTCGAACAAGCGCTGGAGCATTACAAACGGGTGGTGGAACTGGTCGGGCCGCGTCGCGAAGGGATCGAAGCCCGTCGCCGATTGCCAAGACTGGAGGAAGCGATCACCGAGCTCAAGGCTCTGAGGTTCGGCCTGGCGATCGAGGCGCGCAAGTCGTTCGACGAGGGGATCGAGGCATTTCAGACGCAAGACTATGAAGCGGCGTTCAAGGCCTTTGGCCGGGCCGCGGTGCTGGACGACAAGAACCCCTACTACGTCTTCAATCGGGGGCTGGCGGCGTTCAACCTCGGCAACAACTTGGTCGCCGCGCAGTCATTCGAGCGCGTTCTCCAATTGGCGCCCACGTTCGGCCTGGCCCACTTTTGGTTGGGTGTGATGTTCCAGACCAGCGCGGAGCAAGCGCGGGACGGCGGCAACTTGCTGGAAGCGCAGGCGGAGTACAAGGCCACCGTGGAAAAACTCGGACTGGCGATCACGCACGGTGAGGGAGCCTGGTACCTCGAGGAGGCGCAGACCCGGCGAGCGGCGAGCGAAGACTTTCTGAACCGCTTCCAGGAAGGCCAGGGGTATCTCCTGGTCGGCGGCGTGTTGGTCGTGCAGAATCGGTTGGATGAGGCGCTCGCCGTCTTCGACGCCTCGGCGAAGCGGTTCCCATACGACTACCAACCGCTTCTGAACATCGGCGCTATCCTCACCGATCGCAAAGAGTACGACCAGGCCCAGGCGGCCCTCGAACACGCGGCGAAAGTCAACCCCAAATCACCGAAACCGTATCTCCAGATGGGGTTTCTGTTCGAAGTACAAGAACGACGGGACGACGCCATCGCCGCGTACGAGAAGGTCATCGCGTTGGCGCCCGAGGCGCCCGAGCCCCACGCCTCCCTCGGGACCGTGTTGCTGCAGAGCGATCGATCCGCGGAGGCCACGCGGGAATTCGAAAAAGCCGTCGAGCTCTCAGGCGGGACGTCCACCCCCATCGTGCACTGGAACCTCGCGTTCCTGTACGGCCAGGAAGGCCGAAACTACGAGGCCCTTCGGCAGTACCGCGTCACGCGGGATCTGCTGGCCGGGCGGACCGAGCCCGAGGCGGTGGACCTGCGGCGAGCTTCAGAGGACAACATCGCCGCGTTGGAGGAGCGTCTGCGGGTGTATCGGTTCACCTTGAGGGCAACGCCCTGGGCCTACGACAGCAATATCGGTTCGGCCCGCACGAACCCCATAGGCGAGGCGTACAGCCAGATCGGCGGCACGGTCGCGTATTGGATGATCAACGAGCCTCAGCTCAGACTTCGCGGGACATTGGATCACACGCAAACGTACTACCTGCTTTTTCGCCAGGTGGTGGATACCTCTACGGGGTTGGGGGCTTCGCTGGACTACACGCTCACCCCGGTCGTCGACGTCAGCGGATCGTACCGATGGTCCTACGGCCACGGCAGCGACGGGCCCCAGGTGACGAGCCAGTCGTTCAACACGTCGGTGACCAAGCGCGGGCAGTTGCCCTCGGGGTTGACGTTGGGGTTGTCGTACGGGCTGTCGAACGGGTTGGGAGGGAGCACGACTCGAACGTCGACCTTGGGCTATTCGGTGTCGCTGAGTCAGACGCTCGGGCCGGCCGGGACACTCGCCACGAGTTTCTCGGCCTCCTCAAACGATTCCAATCGCGACGACCAGGTCAGTCAGTCCAAGAGTATCGGCTTGGTCTACAGTCGCAGGCTCTGGGGGGCGGTGGGCGCGAGCTTCACGTACAGCCTGGGCCTTCTAGATTTCGTCAATCCCACCCGCGAGACGATCGTGCGGGGTGATCAACCGGTCTCGAGTTTGGTCTTCCGCCAGGCGACGTCAAAGACCTACGGGTTGGACTTCAGCTACACGTTTCGCAACGACCTGGTCATTTCCATTGGGATGAACCTCCTTGAGAGCGAATCGAACTTTTCGCTCGACCGCTCGGAGGATCTCAACGAACTGCTCAACAATCTGGTGCAAGCGGCGGGCAGCTTCAGTAAGCGGACAATGGCGGTGTCGGTCAGCAAAACGTTCTGA
- a CDS encoding MMPL family transporter: MRRAIEFVVRHPWWVLLATAVFTSVLAVQMLKVRMVIDPKTILPQQHPYVQLNNVIEEVFGGSRVVVVGVVPKQGDVFTPQHLATIKALTEEVKTIPGIKEENVVSLADRKVKFVTADGESIKVERLMPEVPQTAEEAEAFRRRVMSNDLYVNSLVSADGRAAAIITDFREWVPTWKENQQASASPQDWPKNPEDWASESWFGGSRGAIHTAYGFRIGDEEIRRALQEVTARVAGDDVDIHLGGLPVALSYLEADSKRIVYLFPLSLVVMMVVLYWAFRSLQGMVLPLVTALISVVWALGLMGTFRIPMDPFNTMTPILIMAIAAGHAIQILKRYYEELAAGRDNRAAVVEATTKMAPVMITAGLVAAASFASLVTFHLKTFRAFGLLTAFGIISALVLELTFIPALRSLMRAPSATKAARDGLDRLLGGLAALVTGARRGWVAVGVLVVAVVGAVGASRVVVNNSLKEQFFESTALRIDERALNTHFGGTSTFYVMVEGRQPDVLKQPEVVAAIGDLEKRIAQVPGVGKTESFVDYLRKMNRTFHGDQEEFDRIPTTEGEVSNFLFLYSISGNPADFARLIDYRYRRAVIWAFLKSDSTALAEQLIAVVDSQRTAFDRLGVTVGVAGSSPVTVALNRTMVDGKLRNIVQIGAIIFVASAVVLRSAVGACLVLLPLGLAVLINFAVMGFGGVTLGIGTAAISAMAVGMGADYAIYFLFRLREEYRSAGGFGDLSLDGALRSAITTSGKAICYVAVAISAGYLTLPFSGYYLHMEGVLVPIAMATSALGALIILPLLIAGLQPGFIVGSRVGKPLVAQG; encoded by the coding sequence ATGAGACGAGCGATCGAATTCGTCGTCCGCCACCCCTGGTGGGTGCTGCTGGCAACGGCCGTCTTCACGTCGGTCCTGGCCGTTCAGATGCTGAAGGTGCGAATGGTCATCGATCCGAAGACCATCTTGCCCCAGCAGCACCCGTACGTCCAACTCAACAACGTGATCGAAGAGGTGTTCGGCGGAAGCCGCGTGGTGGTGGTGGGCGTCGTGCCCAAGCAGGGCGACGTCTTCACGCCGCAGCATCTGGCGACGATCAAGGCCCTCACCGAAGAAGTCAAAACGATTCCCGGCATCAAGGAGGAAAACGTCGTCAGCCTCGCGGACCGGAAGGTCAAATTCGTGACCGCCGACGGGGAATCGATCAAAGTCGAACGTCTCATGCCCGAGGTGCCGCAGACGGCCGAAGAGGCGGAGGCGTTTCGCCGTCGGGTGATGTCCAATGATTTATACGTCAACAGCCTGGTTTCGGCCGACGGGCGCGCCGCCGCGATCATCACGGACTTTCGCGAGTGGGTGCCCACCTGGAAGGAGAACCAGCAGGCGTCGGCTTCGCCGCAGGATTGGCCCAAGAATCCGGAAGACTGGGCGAGCGAGTCATGGTTCGGGGGAAGCCGCGGCGCCATCCATACCGCGTATGGGTTTCGCATCGGGGACGAGGAGATTCGCCGGGCGCTCCAGGAGGTGACCGCTCGCGTCGCGGGCGACGATGTGGACATCCATCTCGGGGGGTTGCCGGTGGCGCTGTCCTACCTGGAAGCGGATTCGAAACGCATCGTCTACCTCTTTCCGCTCTCGTTGGTGGTCATGATGGTCGTCCTCTACTGGGCGTTCCGCAGCCTGCAGGGGATGGTGCTGCCGCTGGTCACCGCCTTGATCTCGGTGGTATGGGCGCTCGGCCTCATGGGGACGTTTCGCATCCCGATGGATCCGTTCAACACCATGACGCCGATCCTGATCATGGCGATCGCCGCGGGGCACGCGATCCAGATCTTGAAACGGTACTACGAGGAACTCGCCGCGGGACGTGACAACCGTGCGGCGGTGGTGGAGGCGACCACCAAGATGGCGCCGGTGATGATCACCGCCGGGTTGGTCGCGGCGGCGAGCTTTGCCTCGTTGGTAACGTTCCATCTCAAGACGTTCCGCGCGTTCGGTCTCCTCACCGCGTTTGGCATCATCAGCGCGTTGGTGCTGGAACTCACCTTCATTCCCGCGCTGCGCTCGCTGATGCGCGCTCCGTCCGCCACCAAGGCCGCTCGCGACGGGCTGGACCGGCTGTTGGGCGGCCTGGCGGCCCTGGTGACGGGCGCCCGACGCGGATGGGTGGCCGTCGGCGTGCTGGTGGTGGCGGTGGTCGGGGCGGTGGGGGCGTCGCGGGTGGTGGTCAACAACAGCCTCAAGGAACAGTTTTTCGAATCGACCGCGCTGCGGATCGATGAACGGGCACTGAACACCCACTTCGGGGGGACCTCGACGTTTTACGTCATGGTCGAGGGCCGTCAGCCCGATGTCCTCAAACAGCCGGAGGTCGTGGCCGCCATCGGGGATCTGGAGAAACGCATCGCCCAAGTGCCGGGCGTCGGCAAGACCGAATCGTTCGTGGACTATCTGCGCAAGATGAACCGGACGTTCCACGGCGATCAGGAGGAATTCGACCGGATTCCCACGACCGAAGGAGAGGTGTCCAACTTCTTGTTCCTGTACTCCATTTCCGGCAATCCCGCGGATTTTGCGAGACTCATCGACTACCGCTATCGCCGGGCCGTGATCTGGGCCTTCCTCAAGAGCGATTCCACGGCGCTGGCCGAGCAACTCATCGCCGTGGTGGACTCCCAGCGTACGGCGTTCGATCGGTTGGGGGTCACGGTGGGAGTCGCGGGGAGTTCCCCGGTCACGGTGGCGCTCAACCGCACCATGGTGGACGGGAAGTTGCGCAACATCGTGCAGATCGGGGCGATCATCTTCGTGGCATCCGCCGTGGTGCTGCGTTCGGCGGTGGGCGCCTGTTTGGTCCTGCTGCCCTTGGGGCTCGCGGTGTTGATCAACTTCGCCGTCATGGGCTTCGGCGGCGTGACGCTCGGCATCGGCACCGCGGCGATTTCCGCGATGGCGGTCGGCATGGGCGCGGACTACGCCATCTACTTTCTCTTTCGGTTGCGGGAGGAGTACCGCTCGGCGGGCGGGTTCGGCGACCTGTCCTTGGACGGGGCGCTGCGTTCCGCGATTACGACGTCGGGCAAGGCGATCTGCTACGTGGCGGTGGCGATCTCCGCAGGGTATCTAACGCTGCCGTTTTCCGGCTACTACTTGCACATGGAAGGCGTCCTCGTGCCCATCGCCATGGCCACGAGCGCATTGGGCGCCTTGATCATTCTTCCGCTGCTGATCGCGGGGCTCCAGCCCGGCTTCATCGTCGGGTCGCGCGTCGGCAAACCGCTTGTGGCTCAAGGTTGA